In Polynucleobacter sp. MWH-S4W17, a genomic segment contains:
- a CDS encoding FABP family protein, whose amino-acid sequence MSNFPNDIFTEPQGYPVNTLEQLGPLTGMAGIWEGVRGLDVKPKAEGPKKQAYVERIELQPIDPQTNGPQLFYGLRYHTHITKPDQVKTYHDQVGYWLWEPATGNIIHTLSIPRGMITMASGNAAENAKQFELHAKEDDRCAGISSNPFLDYAFRTVEFHIQVSVHDDGTWSYEQDTVMQIKDQVTLFHHVDNNILHKIGDATPNPLAR is encoded by the coding sequence ATGAGTAATTTTCCAAACGACATTTTTACCGAACCCCAAGGCTACCCCGTCAATACCCTAGAACAGCTTGGGCCCTTGACTGGCATGGCTGGCATCTGGGAAGGAGTTCGTGGCTTAGACGTAAAGCCCAAAGCAGAAGGACCTAAGAAGCAAGCTTATGTTGAGAGAATTGAGCTTCAGCCTATTGACCCCCAAACCAATGGCCCCCAGCTTTTTTATGGCTTGAGGTACCACACCCACATCACCAAGCCCGACCAAGTAAAGACCTATCATGATCAAGTGGGGTATTGGTTATGGGAGCCTGCAACTGGCAACATCATTCACACACTGAGCATTCCTCGAGGCATGATTACGATGGCCTCTGGTAATGCCGCTGAAAATGCAAAGCAATTTGAATTGCATGCAAAAGAAGATGATCGCTGCGCAGGCATCTCCTCTAATCCATTTTTAGATTACGCCTTCAGAACGGTTGAATTTCATATTCAGGTTTCGGTTCACGATGATGGAACTTGGTCTTACGAGCAAGACACGGTGATGCAGATTAAAGATCAAGTAACGTTATTTCATCACGTTGATAACAATATACTTCATAAGATTGGCGATGCCACTCCTAATCCATTAGCTAGATAA
- a CDS encoding NAD(P)H-hydrate dehydratase — MTIKPDTLDALKLVKFLEREASEHKGNAGKVVLIGGAPGMAGALILAGNACLHLGAGWTILEILDPASAHADFDHPELMIRLATDDIRQTLNTAQPDVIAVGPGLGKSPLAIQCLGATLSYSNIPLVIDADALNLISESTELLEKLQVRNQALPGLTVLTPHPGEAAKLLMTTTEKVQSDRVDAIQKLVELTQSIVVLKGQHTLIASSQHSPVQCLAGNAGMGTGGMGDILTGSIAAIAAQGIRHQLDLWQAIGIAVELHASAADSLVSKGIGPIGLTPSETILEMRALLNKLL; from the coding sequence ATGACCATCAAACCAGACACCCTTGACGCTCTTAAATTGGTTAAATTTCTTGAGCGCGAGGCTTCAGAACATAAAGGCAATGCAGGCAAAGTTGTTTTAATAGGTGGCGCACCAGGAATGGCGGGCGCTCTGATTTTGGCGGGTAATGCTTGCTTACATCTAGGCGCAGGCTGGACTATCTTAGAAATCTTAGATCCTGCTTCAGCACACGCAGATTTCGATCACCCCGAGCTCATGATTCGTCTTGCGACAGACGATATTCGTCAAACACTGAATACCGCTCAGCCCGATGTTATTGCTGTTGGCCCAGGCCTTGGCAAATCTCCTTTAGCAATTCAATGCCTAGGTGCAACACTTTCATACTCCAACATTCCACTAGTAATTGATGCTGATGCTCTCAACTTAATCAGTGAATCTACTGAGCTACTCGAGAAGCTACAAGTTCGTAATCAAGCACTTCCAGGGTTGACTGTTCTCACCCCTCACCCCGGCGAAGCGGCAAAGCTTTTAATGACCACCACAGAAAAAGTGCAATCAGATCGTGTGGACGCCATTCAAAAGTTAGTTGAATTAACCCAATCGATCGTGGTTCTTAAAGGGCAGCACACTCTGATTGCCTCATCTCAACATTCTCCAGTTCAATGCCTTGCCGGTAATGCCGGTATGGGCACTGGAGGCATGGGAGATATTCTAACGGGAAGCATTGCCGCTATCGCCGCTCAAGGTATACGCCATCAACTGGATCTATGGCAAGCCATTGGGATTGCAGTTGAGTTGCACGCCAGCGCGGCAGATAGTCTAGTGAGTAAAGGGATTGGTCCTATAGGTCTAACGCCCTCTGAGACTATTTTAGAAATGCGAGCGCTACTCAATAAGCTGTTATAA
- a CDS encoding protein tyrosine phosphatase, whose product MISRIARLSLASLISAAIGIAPISVMAADPAPAPAPVAAPAAAPVVAPATTPAEKSAEKKAKKKAKKEKKAEKKAKKKSKKKAKAAADAAAQ is encoded by the coding sequence ATGATTTCTCGTATCGCGCGCTTGAGCCTAGCATCCCTGATTTCCGCTGCTATTGGTATTGCCCCCATCTCTGTGATGGCTGCTGATCCAGCTCCTGCACCTGCACCGGTCGCTGCGCCTGCTGCCGCTCCAGTGGTTGCACCTGCTACTACTCCGGCTGAGAAGTCTGCTGAGAAAAAAGCAAAGAAAAAAGCAAAGAAAGAAAAGAAAGCTGAGAAAAAAGCGAAAAAGAAGTCCAAAAAGAAGGCTAAAGCAGCAGCTGACGCCGCAGCTCAGTAA
- a CDS encoding DMT family transporter, translating into MHSVSAAHHHRRYLYGILIAGVGSMLFSGKAILVKLAFGYGANAETLLALRMLMALPLFWGIFWWESRRKAMSPITWLDRSKLFFLGFLGYFLSSYIDFLGLQYISVGLERIVLYLTPTIVLLISYFVLKKPVSKLQWLSLIVGYIGVFIVFIQDTSSTGIGAWLGMALVFGSACSYAAYMIGAGEMVKRIGSVRLVVYASSASAFLSIVQSTIHNPMAIFEQLLPIYWFSLLNASLCTVIPMLLIMIAINRIGSPLVAQAGILGPVSTIFMGYLILAEPITWTQIGGMTLVMAAMWLLVRNDAPTKKSPNPKGSDDFDSAEPLN; encoded by the coding sequence ATGCATTCAGTAAGCGCAGCACATCACCACCGACGCTACCTCTATGGCATTTTGATAGCCGGAGTAGGCTCTATGCTATTTTCCGGCAAAGCTATTTTGGTTAAGCTCGCCTTTGGTTATGGTGCAAATGCGGAGACCCTCCTAGCCTTACGCATGCTCATGGCGCTCCCCTTGTTCTGGGGGATCTTTTGGTGGGAGTCGCGCCGCAAGGCGATGAGCCCCATCACCTGGCTTGATCGCTCCAAATTATTTTTCCTCGGATTTTTAGGTTACTTTTTATCTAGCTACATTGATTTCTTAGGACTTCAATACATCTCGGTTGGCCTGGAGAGAATTGTTCTCTACCTCACGCCAACCATTGTTTTATTAATCTCTTATTTTGTTTTAAAGAAACCGGTCTCTAAACTACAGTGGCTCTCTCTCATCGTTGGCTACATTGGCGTTTTCATTGTCTTTATTCAAGATACTAGCTCCACTGGCATTGGCGCTTGGTTAGGCATGGCTCTCGTATTCGGTAGTGCCTGCTCCTATGCAGCCTACATGATTGGCGCCGGAGAAATGGTGAAGCGTATTGGTAGCGTGCGCTTGGTTGTCTATGCCAGTTCAGCCTCGGCATTTTTGAGCATAGTGCAATCAACCATCCATAACCCAATGGCAATATTTGAACAGCTTCTACCTATTTATTGGTTTAGTCTACTGAATGCCAGCTTATGCACCGTTATTCCAATGTTGCTAATTATGATCGCCATAAACCGCATCGGATCTCCACTCGTAGCTCAAGCTGGAATACTTGGCCCAGTCTCCACTATCTTTATGGGATACCTCATTCTGGCGGAGCCAATCACTTGGACACAAATTGGTGGCATGACTTTGGTGATGGCTGCAATGTGGTTGTTAGTGCGCAATGATGCGCCAACAAAAAAGTCACCAAATCCCAAAGGATCTGATGACTTCGATAGTGCGGAGCCCCTCAACTAA